In one Juglans regia cultivar Chandler chromosome 11, Walnut 2.0, whole genome shotgun sequence genomic region, the following are encoded:
- the LOC108994150 gene encoding protein DEHYDRATION-INDUCED 19 homolog 4-like isoform X1: MEDDAWSFGFSTSSRAYRSTTDLCIDWEEVEADDDLKAEYPCPFCPEDFDLVGLCCHIDEEHPIEANYGVCPVCATKVGMNMVGHITTQHGNFFKNWHKLKLCKGESYSTFSSSRKEFQNGHFQSLLAGSSPVVSTSKMAPDSLLSFLYNGPAAVKSESVQPDSSTEVSMEDENSDESRLVRNFQVPLSDKEKEEKSRRCEFVRGLFLSTIFDDSL; the protein is encoded by the exons ATGGAGGATGATGCTTGGAGCTTTGgtttttctacttcttcaagGGCCTACCGATCAACTA CAGATCTTTGTATAGATTGGGAGGAGGTTGAAGCGGACGATGATTTAAAAGCAGAATATCCGTGCCCATTTTGTCCAGAGGATTTTGATTTGGTTGGGTTGTGCTGCCATATTGACGAGGAGCATCCTATAGAAGCAAATTATGGG GTATGTCCTGTTTGTGCTACAAAAGTGGGTATGAATATGGTTGGGCACATAACAACACAGCATGGGAACTTTTTTAAG AATTGGCACAAGTTGAAACTCTGTAAGGGTGAgtcttattcaactttttcttcttcaagaaaGGAATTTCAGAATGGACATTTCCAATCTCTTCTTGCCGGGTCATCCCCTGTGGTTTCTACCTCTAAGATGGCACCTGATTCGTTGCTGTCATTTCTTTACAATGGGCCTGCTGCTGTCAAGTCTGAAAGTGTGCAGCCTGATTCTTCAACTGAAGTAAGCATGGAAGATGAAAATTCTGATGAGTCGAGGTTAGTAAG AAATTTTCAAGTTCCTTTATCAGACAAGGAAAAAGAGGAGAAATCAAGGAGATGCGAGTTTGTACGGGGCCTGTTCTTGTCCACCATCTTTGATGACAGCTTATGA
- the LOC108994150 gene encoding protein DEHYDRATION-INDUCED 19 homolog 4-like isoform X3, which produces MEDDAWSFGFSTSSRAYRSTTDLCIDWEEVEADDDLKAEYPCPFCPEDFDLVGLCCHIDEEHPIEANYGVCPVCATKVGMNMVGHITTQHGNFFKNWHKLKLCKGESYSTFSSSRKEFQNGHFQSLLAGSSPVVSTSKMAPDSLLSFLYNGPAAVKSESVQPDSSTEVSMEDENSDESRNFQVPLSDKEKEEKSRRCEFVRGLFLSTIFDDSL; this is translated from the exons ATGGAGGATGATGCTTGGAGCTTTGgtttttctacttcttcaagGGCCTACCGATCAACTA CAGATCTTTGTATAGATTGGGAGGAGGTTGAAGCGGACGATGATTTAAAAGCAGAATATCCGTGCCCATTTTGTCCAGAGGATTTTGATTTGGTTGGGTTGTGCTGCCATATTGACGAGGAGCATCCTATAGAAGCAAATTATGGG GTATGTCCTGTTTGTGCTACAAAAGTGGGTATGAATATGGTTGGGCACATAACAACACAGCATGGGAACTTTTTTAAG AATTGGCACAAGTTGAAACTCTGTAAGGGTGAgtcttattcaactttttcttcttcaagaaaGGAATTTCAGAATGGACATTTCCAATCTCTTCTTGCCGGGTCATCCCCTGTGGTTTCTACCTCTAAGATGGCACCTGATTCGTTGCTGTCATTTCTTTACAATGGGCCTGCTGCTGTCAAGTCTGAAAGTGTGCAGCCTGATTCTTCAACTGAAGTAAGCATGGAAGATGAAAATTCTGATGAGTCGAG AAATTTTCAAGTTCCTTTATCAGACAAGGAAAAAGAGGAGAAATCAAGGAGATGCGAGTTTGTACGGGGCCTGTTCTTGTCCACCATCTTTGATGACAGCTTATGA
- the LOC108994150 gene encoding protein DEHYDRATION-INDUCED 19 homolog 4-like isoform X2: MEDDAWSFGFSTSSRAYRSTNLCIDWEEVEADDDLKAEYPCPFCPEDFDLVGLCCHIDEEHPIEANYGVCPVCATKVGMNMVGHITTQHGNFFKNWHKLKLCKGESYSTFSSSRKEFQNGHFQSLLAGSSPVVSTSKMAPDSLLSFLYNGPAAVKSESVQPDSSTEVSMEDENSDESRLVRNFQVPLSDKEKEEKSRRCEFVRGLFLSTIFDDSL, from the exons ATGGAGGATGATGCTTGGAGCTTTGgtttttctacttcttcaagGGCCTACCGATCAACTA ATCTTTGTATAGATTGGGAGGAGGTTGAAGCGGACGATGATTTAAAAGCAGAATATCCGTGCCCATTTTGTCCAGAGGATTTTGATTTGGTTGGGTTGTGCTGCCATATTGACGAGGAGCATCCTATAGAAGCAAATTATGGG GTATGTCCTGTTTGTGCTACAAAAGTGGGTATGAATATGGTTGGGCACATAACAACACAGCATGGGAACTTTTTTAAG AATTGGCACAAGTTGAAACTCTGTAAGGGTGAgtcttattcaactttttcttcttcaagaaaGGAATTTCAGAATGGACATTTCCAATCTCTTCTTGCCGGGTCATCCCCTGTGGTTTCTACCTCTAAGATGGCACCTGATTCGTTGCTGTCATTTCTTTACAATGGGCCTGCTGCTGTCAAGTCTGAAAGTGTGCAGCCTGATTCTTCAACTGAAGTAAGCATGGAAGATGAAAATTCTGATGAGTCGAGGTTAGTAAG AAATTTTCAAGTTCCTTTATCAGACAAGGAAAAAGAGGAGAAATCAAGGAGATGCGAGTTTGTACGGGGCCTGTTCTTGTCCACCATCTTTGATGACAGCTTATGA